One stretch of Roseovarius mucosus DNA includes these proteins:
- a CDS encoding biotin transporter BioY, translating to MRDTVLTKAVIGHDTVLRKVGLVLGGSFLIAVAAQISVPFYPVPLTLQTLAILMVGLTFGSRLGALTLLAYLAEGAMGLPVFAGGLNGVALMGPTAGFLFGFVAMAYLAGLAVERGLARGVVSTALCGMGISALLYIPGLAWPAAMLGKSADALWSGWMAPFLLGDAVKAVIAAMIVTGATVLIRARKG from the coding sequence ATGCGCGATACAGTTTTGACCAAGGCCGTGATCGGTCACGACACAGTGCTCCGGAAGGTGGGGCTGGTTCTAGGCGGCTCTTTCCTGATTGCTGTGGCGGCACAGATCAGTGTGCCGTTCTATCCGGTGCCGCTCACACTTCAGACGCTGGCGATCCTGATGGTCGGGTTGACCTTTGGCTCGCGTCTGGGTGCGCTGACGCTGCTAGCCTATCTGGCTGAGGGCGCGATGGGCCTGCCGGTGTTTGCAGGTGGATTGAACGGTGTGGCGTTGATGGGGCCGACCGCCGGTTTCCTTTTTGGGTTTGTCGCCATGGCCTATCTGGCCGGTCTTGCGGTCGAGCGTGGTCTGGCGCGCGGCGTCGTATCCACGGCGCTCTGTGGCATGGGCATTTCGGCGCTGCTTTATATTCCGGGGCTTGCATGGCCTGCGGCGATGCTGGGCAAGAGCGCGGATGCGCTGTGGTCGGGGTGGATGGCACCCTTCCTGCTGGGCGATGCGGTCAAGGCTGTGATCGCGGCGATGATCGTGACCGGGGCAACCGTGCTGATCCGCGCGCGCAAGGGCTGA
- a CDS encoding SDR family NAD(P)-dependent oxidoreductase — MDTSTPLPIALVTGASRGLGAAMAEALAKTHHVVAVARTTGALEELDDRIQAAGGQATLAPMDITNTGAMAQLCRSIHDRWGAVATWVHAAVHAAPLTPVAHLSEGDWAKSVACNVTATGILIPFIAPLLGTDGQAVFFEDPRAGEKFYGAYGATKASQIALARSWQAETAKTGPRVHILAPAPMPTATRARFHPGEDREGLASPRDEAARLMAALS, encoded by the coding sequence ATGGACACAAGCACACCCCTCCCGATCGCCCTTGTCACCGGCGCCTCGCGCGGCCTTGGGGCCGCCATGGCCGAAGCCTTGGCCAAAACCCATCACGTCGTCGCGGTCGCCCGCACCACTGGCGCGCTTGAGGAACTGGATGACCGCATTCAGGCCGCAGGTGGTCAGGCGACGCTGGCCCCAATGGACATCACCAATACCGGAGCCATGGCGCAGCTGTGCCGCTCGATCCACGACCGCTGGGGCGCTGTTGCAACATGGGTTCACGCCGCGGTGCATGCCGCCCCCTTGACCCCGGTCGCGCATCTCTCTGAGGGGGATTGGGCCAAATCCGTGGCCTGCAACGTCACCGCCACCGGCATCCTGATCCCTTTCATCGCGCCGCTTCTGGGCACAGACGGTCAGGCTGTGTTTTTTGAAGATCCCCGCGCAGGCGAAAAATTCTATGGCGCCTATGGCGCAACAAAAGCCTCACAAATTGCGCTCGCGCGCTCTTGGCAGGCAGAAACCGCCAAAACCGGCCCGCGCGTGCATATCTTGGCACCGGCCCCCATGCCAACCGCCACCCGCGCCCGCTTTCACCCCGGTGAAGACCGCGAGGGTCTCGCCTCTCCGCGGGACGAGGCAGCGCGCCTGATGGCGGCCTTGTCCTGA
- the surE gene encoding 5'/3'-nucleotidase SurE: MRILITNDDGINAPGLAVLDEIANALAGPDGEVWTVAPAFEQSGVGHCISYTRPMMISKMAERRYAAEGSPADCVLAGLHDVMKDARPDLVLSGVNRGNNAAENAVYSGTVGAAMEAALQGVPAVALSQYYGPANRDLDDTFEAARVHGLPTLKRLLDKGVWTRDDYGIFYNINFPPFPASGVKGIRAAHQGFRRDMGFGVEPHVAPSGRRFLWVTGAPQNEPTSPGSDADVNLQGYISVTPMRADLTAHDALEALKAIE; encoded by the coding sequence ATGCGTATTCTCATCACCAATGACGACGGCATCAACGCCCCCGGTCTGGCTGTCCTTGACGAAATCGCCAACGCGCTCGCCGGTCCAGATGGCGAAGTCTGGACAGTGGCCCCCGCCTTTGAACAATCGGGCGTCGGGCATTGCATCTCTTATACGCGCCCGATGATGATCTCGAAAATGGCAGAGCGTCGCTACGCCGCCGAAGGCAGCCCCGCTGATTGCGTTCTCGCAGGTCTGCATGACGTGATGAAGGACGCCCGCCCCGATCTCGTGCTCTCGGGCGTCAATCGCGGCAACAACGCCGCAGAAAACGCCGTCTATTCTGGCACCGTCGGTGCCGCGATGGAGGCCGCGTTGCAAGGCGTGCCCGCCGTGGCCCTCAGCCAATATTACGGCCCCGCCAATCGCGATCTCGACGACACCTTCGAGGCGGCGCGCGTGCACGGCCTGCCCACATTAAAGCGCCTGCTGGATAAAGGCGTCTGGACACGTGACGATTACGGCATCTTCTACAACATCAACTTTCCGCCCTTTCCTGCCTCCGGGGTCAAGGGTATCCGCGCCGCACACCAAGGGTTCCGCCGGGACATGGGCTTTGGCGTCGAACCGCATGTCGCCCCATCCGGTCGGCGCTTTCTCTGGGTCACGGGCGCGCCCCAGAACGAGCCCACCAGCCCCGGATCAGATGCCGATGTGAACCTGCAAGGCTATATATCCGTCACCCCGATGCGCGCGGATCTTACCGCCCATGACGCGCTGGAGGCGCTCAAGGCGATCGAATGA
- a CDS encoding protein-L-isoaspartate(D-aspartate) O-methyltransferase yields MTDDEDHSSAERKMQFLFALRSKGVTDARVLTAMEQIDRGPFIRGYFAERAYEDMPLPIACGQTISQPSVVGLMTQALKVTNRDKVLEVGTGSGYQAAILSQLARRVYTVDRHKRLVTEASEIFRALDLTNITALTADGSFGLPDQAPFDRIIVTAAAEDPPGPLLAQLKIGGIMVVPVGQSDAVQRLIRVTRHESGFDYDELRPVRFVPLVEGLGRDG; encoded by the coding sequence ATGACCGACGACGAGGATCACAGCAGCGCCGAACGCAAAATGCAGTTTCTCTTTGCCCTGCGCTCCAAGGGCGTGACCGATGCGCGGGTTCTGACCGCGATGGAGCAGATCGACCGTGGCCCCTTTATCCGGGGCTACTTCGCAGAGCGCGCCTATGAGGATATGCCGCTGCCCATCGCCTGTGGCCAAACCATCAGCCAACCCTCTGTGGTGGGGCTGATGACGCAGGCCCTCAAGGTCACGAACCGCGACAAGGTGCTCGAAGTGGGCACTGGATCGGGCTATCAGGCCGCGATCCTCAGCCAGTTGGCCCGCCGTGTCTACACCGTGGACCGTCATAAACGTCTGGTCACAGAGGCGTCCGAGATTTTTCGCGCCCTCGATCTGACAAATATCACCGCGCTCACCGCCGATGGCAGCTTTGGCTTGCCCGATCAGGCCCCCTTTGATCGTATAATCGTTACGGCCGCCGCCGAAGACCCGCCCGGCCCCCTATTGGCCCAGCTCAAGATCGGGGGTATCATGGTTGTGCCCGTGGGCCAGTCCGATGCCGTGCAGCGGCTGATCCGCGTAACCCGGCACGAATCCGGGTTTGACTATGACGAATTGCGCCCCGTGCGCTTTGTCCCTCTGGTCGAGGGGCTGGGACGCGATGGGTGA
- a CDS encoding M23 family metallopeptidase: protein MIEMRKFSRSAPLLATMAFALAACDKPLDLDMRGAFGNAPSTAEAARNATAPRPQPDARGIISYPGYQVAVAERGDTVGSLARRIGADPGEIARFNGVQTGDPLRKGEIIALPGRVAEPLGGPIQSPSGVDIGSIADGAIRRADSQTVTATTLPPATPGTATAPAQVGAEPVRHKVERGETAFSIARLYNVSIRSLADWNGLGPDFAVREGQFLLIPVALPGEKTEPFDEADVVAVTPPGAGTPTPTPPSASKPLPDEVTTPKAAPVEKIAAPDLGKTETKTTSARMAFPVKGDIIREYAKGRNDGIDISAAPGAPVVAADAGTVAAITEDTNGIPIIVVKHAGSLLTVYSNVEGLTVKKGDSVTRGQKLAEIRRTGTPALHFEVRDGFDSVDPMGFLGG from the coding sequence ATGATCGAGATGCGTAAATTTTCCCGCTCCGCACCGCTTCTGGCGACGATGGCCTTCGCTCTGGCGGCCTGTGATAAACCGCTGGATCTCGACATGCGCGGCGCTTTTGGCAATGCCCCCAGCACCGCCGAGGCGGCACGTAATGCCACCGCCCCGCGCCCACAACCGGATGCGCGCGGCATCATCTCTTACCCCGGCTATCAGGTCGCCGTGGCCGAGCGTGGCGATACCGTTGGCAGCCTTGCCCGCCGCATCGGGGCCGACCCCGGAGAGATTGCCCGCTTCAACGGCGTGCAGACCGGCGATCCCCTGCGCAAAGGCGAAATCATCGCCCTGCCCGGCCGCGTCGCCGAACCCTTGGGCGGCCCGATCCAATCGCCCTCGGGCGTCGACATCGGCAGCATCGCCGATGGCGCGATCCGCCGCGCGGATTCCCAGACTGTGACCGCCACCACCTTGCCCCCCGCAACGCCCGGCACCGCCACAGCCCCGGCGCAGGTCGGCGCAGAACCCGTGCGCCACAAGGTCGAGCGCGGCGAAACCGCCTTTTCCATCGCCCGGCTCTACAATGTCTCGATCCGCAGCTTGGCCGATTGGAACGGGCTAGGCCCGGATTTCGCGGTGCGCGAGGGACAATTCCTGCTGATCCCGGTGGCGCTTCCGGGCGAGAAAACCGAACCCTTTGACGAGGCGGATGTGGTCGCCGTCACGCCCCCCGGCGCAGGCACGCCCACCCCGACCCCGCCGAGCGCCTCCAAACCGCTGCCCGACGAGGTCACAACCCCCAAGGCCGCGCCGGTCGAGAAAATCGCCGCCCCCGATCTGGGCAAGACCGAAACCAAGACCACGAGCGCGCGCATGGCCTTCCCGGTCAAGGGCGATATCATCCGTGAATATGCCAAGGGCCGCAATGATGGCATCGACATCTCCGCCGCTCCGGGCGCGCCGGTCGTGGCCGCTGATGCGGGCACCGTCGCCGCCATCACCGAGGATACCAACGGCATCCCGATCATCGTGGTCAAACACGCAGGCTCGCTCTTGACCGTCTATTCCAATGTCGAAGGTCTGACCGTCAAGAAAGGCGATAGCGTGACACGCGGCCAAAAGCTGGCCGAGATCCGTCGCACCGGCACCCCAGCCCTGCATTTCGAGGTGCGCGACGGGTTCGACAGCGTCGATCCGATGGGCTTTCTCGGGGGCTAA
- a CDS encoding YeeE/YedE family protein has product MSSSPGALSRLLALAAVAAVVLAVALFAGPRYGLLLLIGLGFGLALEGFRFGFTGPWRRMILERDASGLLAQLICIALVASVAFPLLAANGAELKGAHAPIGVAMIGGAFVFGAAMQIVLGCGSGTLVNAGSGNAIGAVALPFFAIGSFAGAYHLTWWTNLGSLPVVALSGGQGLAITLVGLGAVAALALMVGKPGSYRLPARYWGAILALAGLAILHLVVAGQPWGVVYGLGLWVAKVVVAVGGDLSGSAFWSAPGNQGQVAASVLTDVTSLTDFGLIGGAALMAWWRAGLASPVGVLPARAWAAVIIAGLVLGYSSRLAFGCNIGAFFSGIGTGSAHGWVWFIAAFAGSWVGVRLRPSLGLEARK; this is encoded by the coding sequence ATGTCGTCCTCACCCGGCGCTTTGTCGCGCCTCTTGGCTCTGGCCGCTGTGGCGGCGGTGGTTCTGGCGGTGGCCCTGTTCGCAGGGCCCCGCTATGGTCTTTTGCTGCTGATCGGGCTTGGCTTTGGTTTGGCGCTTGAAGGGTTTCGCTTTGGCTTTACCGGGCCATGGCGACGGATGATCCTTGAGCGGGATGCCTCGGGGTTGTTGGCACAGCTTATTTGCATTGCCCTTGTGGCAAGCGTTGCCTTTCCGCTTTTGGCGGCGAATGGGGCAGAGTTGAAGGGCGCGCATGCGCCGATTGGCGTGGCGATGATCGGCGGTGCCTTTGTCTTCGGCGCGGCGATGCAGATCGTTCTGGGCTGTGGATCGGGCACGCTGGTCAATGCCGGGAGCGGCAATGCCATCGGCGCGGTGGCGCTGCCATTCTTTGCCATTGGAAGTTTTGCTGGCGCCTATCACCTGACATGGTGGACCAATCTGGGCAGTCTACCGGTCGTCGCGCTGTCGGGCGGGCAGGGGTTGGCGATCACGCTGGTGGGTCTGGGCGCAGTCGCGGCCCTTGCCCTGATGGTGGGCAAGCCCGGCTCTTATCGCCTGCCTGCGCGGTATTGGGGGGCAATTCTGGCACTTGCGGGGCTGGCGATCCTGCATCTGGTGGTGGCGGGGCAACCTTGGGGCGTGGTTTACGGCTTGGGTCTTTGGGTGGCCAAGGTGGTGGTGGCCGTGGGGGGCGATCTGTCGGGATCGGCGTTCTGGTCGGCACCGGGCAATCAGGGGCAGGTGGCGGCAAGTGTGCTGACGGATGTGACCTCGCTGACCGATTTCGGATTGATCGGGGGGGCGGCGCTGATGGCGTGGTGGCGGGCCGGTCTCGCCTCGCCGGTGGGTGTTCTGCCTGCGCGGGCCTGGGCTGCGGTGATCATCGCGGGGCTGGTGCTGGGCTATAGTTCGCGGCTGGCGTTTGGTTGCAACATCGGTGCGTTTTTCAGCGGTATCGGCACCGGATCGGCGCATGGCTGGGTGTGGTTCATCGCGGCCTTTGCCGGGTCTTGGGTGGGCGTGCGGTTGCGGCCCTCTTTGGGGTTGGAGGCGCGCAAATGA
- a CDS encoding sulfurtransferase — protein sequence MFDSFRKLGLAAALAVAPLTAMAQLGPLTNPEEVTQAQATQEAIVLDIRPGDAYEAGHIPGAIPAPYGLFRGPADNPGQIVPEDKMTEVLRSLGVTAGRPIVVVHQGSDQTDFGAAARVYWSLKSSGLTDLAILNGGMNAWEQAGKPTATGAAGAITPSDITVTYDPTWTATREDVKAIIDGKDSAELIDARPEAFWKGETKHAAATQPGTLPQSRYFTHDRWFGNDEPSLIKPDLIRELATKNGFEAGDRLVSFCNTGHWAATNWFALSEVAGIEGVRMYPESMVGWSNAGYDMANVPGLFQNLLNKITGKY from the coding sequence ATGTTTGACAGCTTTAGAAAACTGGGACTGGCGGCGGCGCTGGCTGTAGCACCGCTCACCGCGATGGCGCAATTGGGGCCGCTCACCAACCCGGAGGAGGTGACGCAGGCGCAGGCGACACAAGAGGCGATCGTGCTCGATATTCGCCCCGGTGACGCTTATGAGGCCGGGCATATTCCGGGGGCGATCCCGGCACCTTATGGGCTATTTCGCGGACCGGCCGACAATCCCGGACAAATCGTGCCCGAAGACAAGATGACCGAAGTTCTGCGCAGTCTGGGTGTGACGGCGGGACGGCCCATTGTGGTTGTGCATCAGGGCAGCGATCAGACCGATTTTGGCGCGGCAGCGCGGGTCTATTGGTCGCTCAAGTCGAGTGGGCTGACGGATCTGGCTATTCTCAACGGTGGTATGAACGCGTGGGAACAGGCGGGCAAACCGACCGCGACGGGTGCAGCAGGGGCAATCACCCCGAGCGATATCACTGTGACCTATGATCCGACCTGGACCGCCACGCGCGAGGATGTGAAGGCGATCATCGACGGCAAGGACAGCGCCGAATTGATCGACGCGCGCCCCGAAGCGTTCTGGAAGGGGGAAACCAAGCATGCCGCGGCCACCCAACCGGGCACCTTGCCGCAATCGCGGTATTTCACGCATGACCGTTGGTTCGGGAATGATGAGCCGTCGCTGATCAAGCCGGACCTGATCCGCGAGTTGGCAACGAAAAACGGGTTTGAGGCGGGGGACCGGCTGGTTTCTTTCTGCAACACCGGGCATTGGGCCGCGACCAACTGGTTCGCCCTGAGCGAAGTGGCGGGCATTGAAGGGGTGCGGATGTATCCCGAATCTATGGTCGGCTGGTCGAATGCGGGCTATGACATGGCCAATGTGCCGGGGCTGTTCCAGAATCTGCTGAACAAGATCACCGGCAAATACTGA
- a CDS encoding sigma-54-dependent transcriptional regulator — MSDILIVDDERDIRELISDILEDEGYATRRAGNSDEAMAAIAAEQPGLLILDIWLKDSHMDGIDILKTVKREYPDVPVVIISGHGNIEIAVAAIKQGAYDFIEKPFNIDQLMVVIRRGMETSRLRRENQALKRRETAPSEMLGEASAFRALMGQLDKVTKSNGRVMLSGPAGAGKELAARYIHANSARASAPFVTVGCASIAPERMEEVLFGRESDESGVVPGLLEEANGGVIYFDEVADMPMGTQSKILRVLVDQTFLRVGGSSKIQVDLRVISSTSRDLEAEIAAERFRRELFHRLNVVPIAVPSLEERREDIPALAEHFIAMFHKTQGLALRSLSEEAAALLQTMRWPGNVRQLRNVIERVLILGEGSGPIAARELPSESSGPVDEGRVVLSGAIATMALREAREAFEREYLLTQINRFGGNISRTAEFVGMERSALHRKLKSLGIVTGAKGSGRGDENEDFEAFG, encoded by the coding sequence ATGAGTGATATTCTGATTGTCGATGACGAGCGTGATATTCGAGAGTTGATCTCGGATATTCTGGAGGATGAAGGCTATGCCACCCGTCGGGCGGGCAATTCTGACGAGGCGATGGCAGCGATTGCCGCAGAACAGCCTGGCCTCTTGATCCTCGATATCTGGCTCAAGGATAGCCATATGGACGGGATCGATATCCTCAAGACGGTCAAACGCGAATATCCGGATGTGCCGGTGGTGATCATCTCGGGCCATGGCAATATCGAAATCGCCGTCGCGGCGATCAAGCAGGGCGCCTATGACTTTATCGAAAAACCGTTCAACATTGACCAGTTGATGGTGGTGATCCGGCGCGGCATGGAAACCAGCCGGTTGCGGCGGGAAAATCAGGCGTTGAAGCGGCGGGAAACGGCACCGTCGGAGATGTTGGGCGAGGCTTCGGCGTTTCGGGCGCTGATGGGGCAATTGGACAAGGTGACGAAATCCAACGGCCGCGTCATGCTGTCGGGCCCTGCGGGGGCCGGCAAGGAATTGGCGGCGCGCTATATCCATGCCAATTCGGCGCGCGCTTCGGCACCGTTTGTCACCGTTGGCTGTGCCTCGATCGCGCCGGAGCGGATGGAAGAGGTGCTCTTTGGTCGCGAATCTGACGAGAGTGGCGTGGTGCCGGGCCTGTTGGAAGAGGCCAATGGCGGGGTGATCTATTTTGACGAGGTTGCGGATATGCCGATGGGCACGCAATCCAAGATTTTGCGGGTATTGGTGGATCAGACGTTTTTGCGGGTGGGGGGCAGCAGCAAGATTCAGGTGGATTTGCGGGTGATCTCTTCGACCAGCCGGGATCTGGAAGCGGAGATTGCCGCCGAGCGATTCCGGCGGGAGCTGTTTCATCGGCTGAATGTCGTGCCGATTGCGGTGCCGAGCCTCGAAGAGCGGCGCGAGGATATTCCGGCACTGGCAGAGCATTTCATTGCCATGTTCCACAAGACCCAAGGGCTCGCGCTGCGATCCCTGAGCGAGGAGGCGGCGGCGCTGTTGCAGACGATGCGCTGGCCGGGAAATGTGCGGCAGTTGCGCAATGTGATCGAGCGGGTGTTGATCTTGGGCGAAGGCAGCGGGCCGATTGCGGCGCGCGAATTGCCCAGCGAGAGCAGCGGGCCGGTTGACGAGGGGCGTGTGGTGTTGTCGGGGGCGATTGCCACCATGGCCCTGCGTGAGGCGCGCGAAGCGTTCGAACGGGAATATCTGCTGACACAGATCAACCGCTTTGGCGGCAATATCAGCCGCACGGCGGAGTTTGTGGGCATGGAGCGCAGCGCCTTGCATCGCAAGCTGAAATCCTTGGGCATTGTGACCGGGGCCAAGGGTTCGGGGCGCGGGGACGAGAATGAGGATTTTGAGGCATTCGGATAG
- a CDS encoding ATP-binding protein, with translation MLRGSRCSPTREWGVCVATQTRGFRSRRLSWEGVSRLRRLQRLQNGATLSLVLLGPVLALATYLMMGPLDQGATSNGLRLVLLCDMIYVLMVAGLVMQRVARMVAARRSRSAGSRLHLRLTGVFALMALLPTITVAVFATLSVNMGLEAWFSERVGRVVDSSVAAAQAYEEEHRRDLETDIRVLARVINATKRAAVFMTDGDIRQVLSSGQREIQRGLREAFVIDGTGEIRARGERSYLFDYERPTAAQISEAQAEGVVVIRDWENNEFRALMPLEALPDRLLYVSRTVDGAILNLLDETKETANFYKQRESERGRVLFEFGLLYLGFAVILILAAIWLGMWFAERLSQPVGRLTSAAQRVGEGDLDTQVREEEGDDEIAQLSTYFNQMTRQLKGQREALLTNTQQIERRRRLFDSVLGSVSSGVVGLDAEGRVTFVNRAAERLLDWSEDQQSLALNAVVPEFGALFDRLRTVPGGFVQEEIKVMRGTRQENLLVRMSTRISEAGTREGYVVAFDDVTDLVSAQRMAAWGDVARRIAHEIKNPLTPIQLSAERIKRKFAKQLPPEEAQSLEQLTDVVVRQTNDLRRIVDEFSKFARMPEPVTQQESLSQVLREVVLLQETGQPGVVFDLRLDTAPLRADIDAAMIGQALTNLVKNAGEAIETLQEKGAPDGHRPTIRIESGIEEDRAVIRISDNGIGLPQDRARLFEPYVTTRDKGTGLGLPIVKKIIEEHGGTLVLVDAEPFEAGAHAGAMAVVSLPLVVQDTVEAKLAV, from the coding sequence ATGTTGCGGGGAAGCAGATGCAGCCCCACGAGGGAATGGGGGGTGTGCGTGGCAACGCAGACACGCGGGTTCAGGAGCAGACGATTGTCGTGGGAGGGTGTAAGCCGCCTACGCCGGTTGCAGCGTCTTCAGAATGGGGCGACGCTGAGCCTTGTGCTGTTGGGTCCTGTGCTGGCGCTTGCGACCTATCTTATGATGGGGCCGCTTGATCAGGGGGCCACGTCGAACGGGCTGCGGCTGGTTCTGCTCTGCGACATGATCTATGTGTTGATGGTGGCCGGGCTGGTCATGCAGCGCGTGGCGCGGATGGTGGCGGCGCGGCGCAGTCGCTCGGCGGGATCACGGCTGCACCTGCGGTTGACGGGGGTGTTTGCGCTGATGGCGCTGTTGCCCACGATTACCGTGGCGGTCTTTGCGACATTGTCGGTGAATATGGGCCTGGAGGCGTGGTTTTCCGAACGTGTGGGCCGGGTGGTGGACAGTTCCGTTGCGGCGGCGCAGGCCTATGAAGAGGAACATCGCCGCGATCTGGAGACGGATATTCGCGTGCTGGCGCGGGTGATCAATGCCACCAAACGCGCCGCCGTATTCATGACGGATGGGGATATTCGGCAAGTTCTGTCCTCTGGGCAGCGCGAGATTCAGCGGGGGCTGCGCGAGGCCTTTGTGATTGATGGCACGGGCGAGATCCGGGCCCGCGGTGAGCGGTCGTATCTGTTTGACTATGAGCGCCCGACGGCGGCGCAGATTTCCGAGGCGCAGGCCGAGGGCGTGGTGGTGATCCGGGATTGGGAGAATAACGAGTTTCGCGCGCTGATGCCGCTTGAGGCGTTGCCCGACCGGCTGCTTTACGTGAGCCGCACGGTGGATGGGGCCATTTTGAACCTGCTGGATGAGACCAAGGAAACCGCGAATTTCTACAAGCAGCGCGAGAGTGAGCGGGGGCGGGTTCTGTTTGAATTCGGGCTGCTCTATCTGGGGTTTGCCGTGATCCTGATTCTTGCGGCGATCTGGCTGGGCATGTGGTTTGCCGAGCGGCTGTCACAACCGGTTGGGCGGCTGACCTCTGCGGCGCAGCGTGTGGGCGAGGGGGATCTGGATACGCAGGTGCGCGAAGAGGAGGGCGACGACGAAATTGCGCAACTCAGCACCTATTTCAACCAGATGACGCGGCAATTGAAGGGGCAGCGTGAGGCGCTCTTGACCAATACGCAGCAGATCGAGCGACGGCGGCGGCTGTTTGACTCGGTGCTTGGGTCTGTGTCATCGGGCGTTGTGGGATTGGATGCGGAGGGGCGCGTGACCTTTGTCAACCGCGCTGCCGAGCGGTTGCTGGATTGGTCCGAGGATCAGCAATCGCTGGCACTGAATGCGGTGGTGCCGGAATTTGGTGCGCTGTTTGATCGGCTGCGCACGGTGCCGGGCGGATTTGTGCAAGAAGAAATCAAGGTGATGCGCGGCACGCGGCAGGAAAATTTGCTGGTGCGGATGTCGACCCGGATCAGCGAGGCGGGCACGCGCGAGGGCTATGTGGTGGCGTTTGACGATGTGACCGATCTTGTGAGCGCGCAGCGCATGGCCGCATGGGGGGATGTGGCGCGCCGGATTGCGCATGAAATCAAGAACCCGCTCACGCCCATTCAATTGAGCGCTGAGCGGATCAAGCGCAAGTTTGCCAAGCAGTTGCCGCCCGAAGAGGCGCAGAGCCTGGAGCAATTGACCGATGTGGTGGTGCGCCAGACCAATGATCTGCGTCGGATCGTCGATGAGTTTTCCAAGTTTGCGCGGATGCCAGAGCCGGTGACGCAGCAAGAGAGCCTGAGTCAGGTGTTGCGCGAGGTCGTGCTATTGCAAGAGACTGGGCAGCCGGGGGTTGTGTTCGACCTGCGGTTGGATACGGCACCGCTTAGGGCAGATATTGACGCGGCGATGATCGGGCAGGCCCTAACAAATTTGGTGAAGAACGCCGGGGAAGCGATTGAAACGCTTCAAGAAAAAGGAGCGCCAGACGGGCATCGCCCAACGATTCGGATCGAGAGCGGAATCGAGGAAGACCGCGCCGTGATCCGCATTTCCGACAATGGGATCGGGTTGCCGCAGGACCGCGCGCGGCTGTTCGAGCCTTATGTGACGACGCGCGACAAGGGCACGGGACTTGGCCTGCCCATCGTGAAGAAGATCATCGAAGAGCATGGCGGGACGCTTGTGCTGGTCGATGCCGAACCGTTCGAGGCGGGGGCACATGCAGGGGCGATGGCCGTGGTCAGCCTGCCGCTGGTTGTGCAAGACACTGTAGAGGCCAAATTGGCTGTTTGA